The window ACTCACAGACCGATCGTCTCGACGTGATGGCCTTCGAAACGCCGGAGTGCTGAACGGATTCGCGTCTGCCGGTCGCCGGGCAGGGCCTGACCGGCGGGCGGTGGCACCGTCAGTTGGGCGGGGGTGTGCCGACCGGTGCGCCTCTTTCCGGGGGTGGCGGGCCGGTCAGTAACGCGAGCACCGTGTCGCGGCGGCGTTGCCGGACCAGGTCGCGGGCGGTCTTGCCGGCGTGGGCGCCGGTTGCCACGACGGTCTGCGGATCAGCGCCGGCGCGCAGCAGGCGCTCGACGATGCGGGGGTAGCCGTGGTGAGCGGCGTGCATGAGCGGGGTGAGTCCGTTGTCGTCGGCAGCGTTGACGTTCGCGCCGGCCGCGATCAGGAAGTCCAGCATCGGTGCCTGGTTGAGCATGGCCGCGTCGGTCAGGCTGGTGCGTCCCCAGGTGACGGCTTCGAGTTCGCAGCCGGCCGCGAGCAGCAGCGCGGCTACCTCGACGTGGCCGCAGCGGGCCGCGGCTCCCAGAGGTGAGCGGGCCGAGGCGCGGGGGTCGGCGCCGGCTCGCAGCAGCCGGCGGACCGCGTCGAGATGCCCACACCCGGCGGCGTTGTGCAACGCGGTCAGGCCGTTGCCGTCGGTCTCGTCCGGCGGGACGCCTCGGGCCAACAGTGCGTCGATCAGCGGGATGTCGCCGAGGTCGCCTGCCAGCGTCAGGGCGGTGGCGCCGGTGTACTTCCGCCTCGTCTCGACCGACGCGCCGCGTTCCAGCAGGGCGAGGGCGGTGTCGGGATGGCCCTCCACGAGCGCGTGCAGCAGTGGCGTGCCGTTGCTCAGTGGCGTGTCGGTGGGCAGGCCGGTGTCCAGGGTGGCGAGGACCGTGCCGGTGTCGCCGCGCGCGCAAGCCTGTTCGAGGCGGGTGGCCGGGTCGTCGGCGTACGGGACCGGTGGTGGGGGTTCGTCGGCGACCTCGTCGGCGGTGAGGCCATGCTCCCGGCGCATGGCCGTGACGGCTGCGCGGAGCGCGTCGCGGTCGCACAGGAAGTGGTCGAAGGTGTCGTGGCGTTCGTCCAGAAACCCCAGCGCGATGGCCTGCCCCAGCTGGATGTTGTCGGCCGTACCCGGGTCGTGCCAGTCGCTCGGCGCGCGGAGCATGTCGAGCATCACCGGGGCGAACAGGTCCGGCTCCCATCGGTCCTGCACGAGTTGGACCAACAACGACCGCTGAAGCCAGGTGGTGAGCCGGTCGTAGAGCCACATCAGGTCTGGCAGCACCTCGGCGGTGACGTGGTCCCGAGCGCCCTCGACTCCCTGGCAGTCCTCGCGGAGCACGAACCCGCTGAACCAGTCGACGTCCTTCACGCCGGCACCCTACCGTCGCCGGTCACCGTAGCGGTGTATCGATCCGGCTGGCGGTGAGTCGCCCGGTGGTGGCCTGGGCGAACACGACGGTCCGGCCGCCGATCAGGCTGATGTGGACCGTGTGGACCGGCCGGGCGAAGGTGGCGAGCGTGGTGACCGGGCGGGCCGTCATCGCCTCCCGGGGACCGGTCCAGAGCTGGACGGTGCCGTGTTCGGTTCCGCAGGCCAGCAGGACACGGTCGTGCGTGGTGGCCAGGTCGAGGCAGGTGATCCGGCCGTCCGCGCCGGTCGCCGTGGACAGGGGTGTCCCCGTGCCGGGATCCCACAGCCGCACCTGGTCGCCGACGGCGTGGGCGAGCAGGTCGGTTCCGGCGGCGAGGCGAGCGCCCGGGGAGGTGCCCGGTGGCCCGCCGTCCCAGGCCGTGCCGGGCAACGGCACCCGGCGCAGGTGCTCGCCGGTCAGCGGATCCCAGATGCTGATCCCGGCTCGACCGTCGATGGCGGTCCCGGTGGCCGCGACGACGGGACGTCCGAGGGCCGAGCCGAACGCCATCGAGGCGGGGCCGTACGTCTCGAAACGCCCGTCACCCAGTTCGGCGAGCAGGGCACCGGTAGTGGGGTCCCACACGCGAGCTCTGCGGCCGCCGGTGACCAGGACCGTTCGGTCGCCGGCCGGCCCGAACCGGATCGGGCCGTGCGGGAAGTCGTCGAGGACCCGGACGACGTCGCGGGTCTGCGGGTCCCACAACGGCACCCCGTGGCCGTTGCCGTGGGTGGCGATCAGCCAGCGGCCGTCGACCATGCCGGCCGTCACGCCGTGTCGGCAGTGGTCGTTGCTGACATACCATCCGGCCTCACGGGTCAGGTCGGGACATCGGTGTCCGGGCTCGCCGGGGTAGACCTGACACCGGAGGCGGCCGATCCGGCTACCGGTGATCGGATCGAGCAGGTCCACTGACGGTCGACCGGTGCCGACGACCAGCATCGGCTGTGCCGGGTCGGCGACGATCGCGAGCCCGCCGGCCGATCCGGCGAGGTGCCGGTCGCCGGGTGGTGGGGTGTCGGTGTCCCACAGTCGCACCGTGCCGTCGGCTCCCGCGGTGGCGACGACCGCCGCACCGTCGATCGTGCCGAAGGCGGCGGCGTGGACGTGGCCCGTGTGGCCACGTAGCACCCCGGTCTGCCGACCCGCCACGGGATACACGAACACGTCGAGGCCGGTCCGGGCGTCGTCGGAACCGATCCGCCGGTCGTGTGCCTTGATCGTGACGAATCGGCCGGAGCCTTCTGCCGTGGTCGCGGCGAGCAGCGACTCGTTCAGGTCCAGCTCTCGGGAGTCGACGACCTCGCCGGTGCGAACGTCCCACCACACCACCGCGGCCACCGTGTTGGGCCCCTGGTGGGGGATCTCCGCTTCGACGGTCGCTCCGAGCAGCAGCCGGCCGTCGTGACGGCACACCACCAGCGGCGGCACCGGGGAAGCGCCGAACATGTCGTCGTCGTGCCCGTCGTACGCCCATGCCAGGGCCGCGGTCTGGACGCCGGTGCCCGGATCCAGCAGCGACACCTCGTCGCCGTCCTCGGCGAACGCCGCCAGCAGGTCACCCTGGTCGGCGGGGACGGCCGCCAGCCCGCCCGACGCACGCGCGCCGAACCAGCGGTGGTCGCGGATCCGGTCGAGGCGGTCGGCGGTTTCGGCGTCCCACACGTCCATCGCGCCGCGCCGCCGGTACTGCTGCCCGCGGTCGGTCGCGACGATCAGCCGGTCGCGGCCGGCGGCGGCGACGATCGCCAGGCCGACCACGTCGCCGCGGCCGAGCATGATGGTGTCCCGCAGTTGTCCAGTCCGCGCATCCCACAGCCGGGCGGTTCGGTCGGCCGCGACGCTGGCCAGGACCGGGCGGCGGGCGACCGTGCCGAAGGCGAGCCGTGTCACGGCACCGGTGTGCCCGGTCAGCGTTGCCGTGACCGCGCCGGCGTGGGGATCCCACAACCGCACGGTGTGGTCCGCCCCGCCGGTCGCCAGTATCGCCCGGCCGGTCACCTGCCCGAACGCGACCGACAGCACCGGCCCGGCGTGCCCGACCAGCCGGGTATGGAACCCGGACCGTTCGCCCCGGGACCACAGCGGAGTCCACCCCGCCACAGCTGCCAGGTCCAGCGCGGGCAGCGCCGCCGGTTCCTCGGTCAGTGCCATCGCCTGCAGGATGCTCGCGCGCGCACTCGGATCGGCGGGTTCCGCCGCTCGTAGCCGGTCCAGCGCCCGCCGGTACGCCCGGACCGCCGGACCGCTCGAACCCCGCCACGCCCGCTGCCCCATGAGTCGGGGACCTTATCGATCGACATCACGCCGATCAAGAAACCGGTCAGCCGTTCCAGCCGTTGGCCCCGTGAACCCGCAGGCTGGTGACCGGTTCGGTGTCGAACGGGGCGGTGTCCTCATCGGCCACTTCTCGCCAGGTACGTCCGCCGTCGCCGGAGACATACCGCCACTGCCCGGTGCAGTCCGGGCGGCTCGCGTAGCGACTGGACACGGCCCACCGCACTCGCAGCCCGAGCTGTCCCGCGTCGTCGAAGACGGCGACCACGATGCCGTTGTCGTAGACGTCATCGGTGCCGACGCCGCTCTCGCCTCCGACCAGCGGCCTGCCGACGATGACCTCGTCCCCGTCGACGTGGACGACCAACAGGAACCTGCCCAGGTCGGTGGGGCGCAGTTCGAACATCCGCCGAATCTATCCGGTAGGTGCACGGTGGCCCGCCCGGTGCTGCGGGAGTTCACCGCGCAGGCGGCGGGTCCGTCCAGGTCCACGATGGGCGGCAGACCGGCCGCGCGGTCATGCACCTGCTGGTCGACGCCATCGGCCCTGCCGACCAGGATCGCGATGGTCGCCGGTTCGTCGGCTATGCCGAAGAAATGCTCATCCCGGTCGAGGTGTACCCCATCGGTGTCTGATCGATCCCGGTGGTCGCACGCCGGCGTCTGGCGTCGACGCGGCAGAGGGCGCAGGCGGGTTGACCGTCGGGTCGGCGGGCGGTGGTGAGTCCGTGGGCGCAGCGGGGTGTGGGGGTGAGGGTCACGGTTACGTCTTGGTTCTGGTCGGTCGGGGTTGTGTGGTGGTCCTGGTAGGTGGTGGGGGCCTGTGGACCCCACGTGACGGTCCTTGAGGACCCCGCGCGGCTTGGTTTCGTGGTCCTTGAGGACTCTGCGCGGTGCTGCGTTTCGGGGTTCGGTGTGGGGTCCTGCGGACCCGGCGCGGTGGCGGGTGTGGGGTCGGGTGTGGGGTCCTGGGGACCTCGCGTGCAGGTGGTGGTGGGGCGGGTTCGGGGTGTGCCGCGGTGGGTGTCGCGGACGGCCTGGGCCTGCTGGGTGTGGTGGGTGGGGGTCCAGACTTCGAGGTCGTCGCGGTCGAGGAGATCGGTGGGGAGGGTGAGGCGGTATTCGTCGGCGCGGCGGTGCCCGGCGGCGGGCCGGACGAGTTGGAGTAGTCCGAGGCGGCGTAGCAGGGTGAGGGTGTCGCGGACGGTGCGGTATTCGATCTCGAGGTCGACGGCGAGGCGGGCGATGCCGGGGTGGATGCGGGTGCCGTCGTGGTCGGCGTAGGTGGCCAGGCGGTGGGCGACGAGTTTGATGCGGGCGGCGCTGTAGGTCTTGCCGGCGATGGTGACCGTGCCGAATCGGATGCGGGCGAGGATGTCGGTCCATTCGCGGACGGTCACGGGGATCAGGTCGGTGCTCATGTCGTACCCCTTGTTTGGGCATGAAAAGGCCGCCGGCTGCGGGCCGGCGGCCTTCTTCTCGGGTGGTGTGGTCAGTCGTGGAGCAGGTGGTGGACGGTGTCGGGGTGCACGCCGCTGCGGACCCATCCGGCGACGGTGTGGAGGAACGGGTCGCCGGGGTCGGCGTGGTGGGCGCGTTGGACGGCCAGTCGGGCGAGGGCGCCTTGGCCGGCTTGCAGGGCGGCGACGGCGAGCATGGTGGCGGGGCCGGCGACGCAGTCGGGGGTGGCGCGGCGGGTGAGGTCGGTCCAGGTGCGTAGGTGCAGGTCGTCGCCGTGGACGTGTCGTGCTGCGCGGTCGCGTAGCGGGCCGAGGCCGAGCAGGATGTTGAGGAGTGCGGCGCGGTCGTCGGTCAGCCGGCCGGACTGGTAGGCGTGTGCGGTTTCGGTGAGTAGTTCGTCGAGCAGGGTGTGGAAGGTGTCGGTGATCTGCTGGTCGGTGCAGTCGTCGAGTAGCTGGTGCAGGTGTCGGGCGGCGCGGTGGTAGGCGTCGGTGAGGGCGGCGCGTTCGGGGCCGGTGACCGGGTCGAGTCGGGCGGCCAGCGCGTCGACGTCGGTGGCGGCGGTGAGGCCGTGGTAGGTGGCGTAGGCGGCGGCGACCGTACTGTCGGGCTGGAACGGCGTGCCGTCGTGGTGGCAGTCGGGTTCGCCGCAGTGCAGATGCCAGATCCGGTCGGCGTGGACGCGGAACGCGGCGAGCACCGGGATCCCGAAGTCGGTGAACGCGGCGGTGGTGTGGTCGACGGCGGTGGTGACGGGCTGGTCGTCGCCGTAGCCGAGCAGCAGGATCTGGTCGGGGCCCTTGTCGGCGATCAGGGCGCAACTGGAGGCGAGGTCGCGGGTCAGGGGTGCGGCGGCGATGAAGTGGATCCGACACTGTCGGAGGGCGAGGATCACGAGCCGGTCGTACGGGTGGTAGCCGAGTAGGTAGGGCACGAGTGCGGCGGCGTCGGCGGGGTCGGTCAGGTTGATGGGGTCGTTGACGGTCACGGCGGTGGCCTTCCTTGGAAAGGCCCGGGGCGCGCGGTGGTTCCCCTCGGCTGGTGCCGGGGGCGGTGGTGCTGGAGCCCCGGGCACGAGCGGATGGGTCAGTGGTGGTGGTCGCCGAGAATGCGCACGGTGGTGCTCGCTTTGATGGGTGCGCCGTCCGGTCCCTTCAGGTAGGGATCGATGGGGATGTCGCGGCGTAGGGTGCGGCCGGGCCCGTAGGGCTGGTGGCGGGTGTGGCCGCTGACCCAGAACCGGTGCTCCGGCGGTCGACGGCCGCCGGCCGTGTTGACGGTGGTGGTGCGGCGAGCGGCGGGTTTGATCCGCACGATGCGGATGTCCGGCGGCGGGCGCCGGGCGCGGCGGTAGGAGCGGCCGAGCCCGGGTTCGGGTGGGGTGGGTTCGTCGCGGGTCAACTGTTGGGCGATCACCAGCCACGTCGCGGCGAGCGGGGCGAGCGGATCGTCGGCGGTGACGGTGTGGTCGTCGGGGATGTCGCGGACGTGGACGGGGATGAGCCTGCCGACCTCGTGGCGTAGGGCGGTGAGGACGTGTTCGGGCAGGTCGGCGTGGATGGTGCGGTAGGCGACGATCCGCCAGCCGTGCTGGTGGCGGGTCCAGGAGGCGGCGGCGAGCCGGTGCGGGCCGACCGGGTTCGCCCAGGTGAGCAGGCTGACCCGGCTGGGCACGATCCGTTCGGTGACCGGGGTGGCGGGTAGGTCGGTGTGGACCTGCTCGATCAGGTCGGTGAACTCGCCGTCGATCCAGGTGAACTGTCCCTGGTCGAGGCCGTCGGCGATCTCGTGGCGGACGGCGGGGTCGGCCAGCGGGTGTGGCAGCCCGGTGGGTCCGCGCAGCAGGGCGGCGAGCCGGTCGCGGATGCGTGGCAGTGCGGGTGGTTTCAGGGGAAGGGCCGGCCAGGTGCCGGTGGTGATCAGGGTGCGGCCGGGTTCGCGGCTGAGGATGATCGCCTCGTGCAGTCCGGCGAGCAGGAGGGCGGCGGGGCTGTCGGGAGCCCAGTTCATGACGTCGGTGCAGCGGCGGGTCAGGGCCGGTCGGTCGTCGGTGTCGATCAGGTGGGCGCATTCGCCGCAGACGTGCCAGCGGCTGCTGTACCGCTCGATGATCGTCACGGGGTCGTCGATGGTTTCGACGGTCGCGGCCTCGGTGCGGTATTCCCACCACGGCTGGTGGACGCTGCACAGATGGCACCGCCGGAACACGCTGTCGAACCGGTCGGCGGGGACCGGGACGGTCGGATGGTCGGCGGCCGGAGTGACCGGATGCTCGTAGACGACACCGCCGTCGCGGTGGATGGCGACCAGGGCGTAGCCGCAGGCGCCGCAGGCCATGTCGTGGTCGATCACGCCCGACCACCTCCGGGGTGCCGGTCGCGGCGGCGGGGTCCGTGGCGGCCGGCGTTGCGGGGCATGCCCATCCCCGGCGCGTAGAGGCGGTGGCCGCCGCGGTCGTGTTTGGCGTGGTGCAGGGCGATGTCGGCCTCGTGC of the Actinoplanes sichuanensis genome contains:
- a CDS encoding WD40 repeat domain-containing protein; protein product: MGQRAWRGSSGPAVRAYRRALDRLRAAEPADPSARASILQAMALTEEPAALPALDLAAVAGWTPLWSRGERSGFHTRLVGHAGPVLSVAFGQVTGRAILATGGADHTVRLWDPHAGAVTATLTGHTGAVTRLAFGTVARRPVLASVAADRTARLWDARTGQLRDTIMLGRGDVVGLAIVAAAGRDRLIVATDRGQQYRRRGAMDVWDAETADRLDRIRDHRWFGARASGGLAAVPADQGDLLAAFAEDGDEVSLLDPGTGVQTAALAWAYDGHDDDMFGASPVPPLVVCRHDGRLLLGATVEAEIPHQGPNTVAAVVWWDVRTGEVVDSRELDLNESLLAATTAEGSGRFVTIKAHDRRIGSDDARTGLDVFVYPVAGRQTGVLRGHTGHVHAAAFGTIDGAAVVATAGADGTVRLWDTDTPPPGDRHLAGSAGGLAIVADPAQPMLVVGTGRPSVDLLDPITGSRIGRLRCQVYPGEPGHRCPDLTREAGWYVSNDHCRHGVTAGMVDGRWLIATHGNGHGVPLWDPQTRDVVRVLDDFPHGPIRFGPAGDRTVLVTGGRRARVWDPTTGALLAELGDGRFETYGPASMAFGSALGRPVVAATGTAIDGRAGISIWDPLTGEHLRRVPLPGTAWDGGPPGTSPGARLAAGTDLLAHAVGDQVRLWDPGTGTPLSTATGADGRITCLDLATTHDRVLLACGTEHGTVQLWTGPREAMTARPVTTLATFARPVHTVHISLIGGRTVVFAQATTGRLTASRIDTPLR
- a CDS encoding DUF4192 domain-containing protein — translated: MTVNDPINLTDPADAAALVPYLLGYHPYDRLVILALRQCRIHFIAAAPLTRDLASSCALIADKGPDQILLLGYGDDQPVTTAVDHTTAAFTDFGIPVLAAFRVHADRIWHLHCGEPDCHHDGTPFQPDSTVAAAYATYHGLTAATDVDALAARLDPVTGPERAALTDAYHRAARHLHQLLDDCTDQQITDTFHTLLDELLTETAHAYQSGRLTDDRAALLNILLGLGPLRDRAARHVHGDDLHLRTWTDLTRRATPDCVAGPATMLAVAALQAGQGALARLAVQRAHHADPGDPFLHTVAGWVRSGVHPDTVHHLLHD
- a CDS encoding ankyrin repeat domain-containing protein, with the translated sequence MKDVDWFSGFVLREDCQGVEGARDHVTAEVLPDLMWLYDRLTTWLQRSLLVQLVQDRWEPDLFAPVMLDMLRAPSDWHDPGTADNIQLGQAIALGFLDERHDTFDHFLCDRDALRAAVTAMRREHGLTADEVADEPPPPVPYADDPATRLEQACARGDTGTVLATLDTGLPTDTPLSNGTPLLHALVEGHPDTALALLERGASVETRRKYTGATALTLAGDLGDIPLIDALLARGVPPDETDGNGLTALHNAAGCGHLDAVRRLLRAGADPRASARSPLGAAARCGHVEVAALLLAAGCELEAVTWGRTSLTDAAMLNQAPMLDFLIAAGANVNAADDNGLTPLMHAAHHGYPRIVERLLRAGADPQTVVATGAHAGKTARDLVRQRRRDTVLALLTGPPPPERGAPVGTPPPN